AGGCTTAAGGTAGGCCACACATCCAGTAAATATAAAAGTGGAGCAGACAATCAGGTGGGGGACACAAGTGGAGAAAGCTTTTTGCCtcccctttgcagaaggcaatctaAAAACCGTAGTGAAAATGTGAACATACGTTATAACAATATAGACAAAACAGCCTAGTGTAAGGAAAACTCCAATGACAATATTACTCATTTCAAGTGGATTTAATCCAGAACAAGACAATTTTACTACCTGTGGAATTTGACAAAAAAACTGATTGACAACATTAGAGCAGAAATGGGTGGCAAAGGTCCCAATGGTATGTATCCCTGCATAGAGAAAACCAGCAATCCACACACCAGCAATAATTTCAGTGCAGGCCTGCCTACTAATTACCATCTCATAATGTAAAGGATTGCAAATGGCCACATACCGGTCATACGCCATGACTGTCAGGATGCACCAATCAGATGATATAAAGAACAAAAACCAGAAGACTTGAGCAACACACCCTGAATATGGAATGTGCCTGGTATTCAGGAGGGAATTGATCATGGATTTGGGGACAATGACGGACACTTGACCAAGGTCCTGCATAGCCAAGTTCATCAgaaagaagtacatgggggtgtgcaggTGATGGTCTAAGGCAACCGAAGCTATGATGAGGAGGTTCCCTGTGACAATTGCCAAGTACAGCATCAGAAATACACTGAAGTGTAGAAATTGCAGTTCCCGAACCTCTgagaattccaggagcagaaaATCAGACACAGCAGTGCTGTTGAACATTTTCCGTCACCATGTGTTGTAtaatcctttttaaaaggaaacacgAGGAAACATTAAGAATTGCAATATCTTATAGTAGTAATAATTTGAACAGTTGCAACTAACTTGGATGAAAATGACAACAATTTCCAGTTTCCAGACATAGTTCCTgtcttcagtgtgaaaaaagaaaTGGCAGCTCAGTAAGACTGAAGTCAAAAGTGGCACCTGAAGCACAGGAATGCCTCTCCAGGGGTTCCCATTAGAACTATTCTGTGTGAGGAATTGTGTGAGGAACCTTGCCATCTTGGTGGTCAGAATGAAGCAGGCGTACGTTCTTTGATATTTATGTGAAACgtgataaaaaagttgaagaagaagaagaagaagaagaagaagaagaagaagaagaagaagaagaagaagaagaagagttggttcttatatgccgcttttccctacttgagggaggctcaaagcggcttacagtcgccttccttttcctctccctacagcagacaccctgtggggtgggtgaggctgagagagccctgatatcactgctcggtcagaacagttttatcagtgctgtggtgagcccaaggtcacccagctggttgcatgtgggggagcgcagaatcgaacccggcatgccagattagaagtccgcactcctaatcacaacaccaaactggctctcttaaatgtATGCTTTGAGACTTTAAAAGAACAAGTTCCTTTGGAGCATTAGAGTaacaggcttgccaactctgctGATTTTTGTGTGGCAGTAGGGGAGGGAAATAATTGGATAAGAGTGGGACATCAGTGTGATATCATATTATAGATGGGTGCAAGTCTAGCTCGCCTCCTCATAAGGCACATATCCTTTTCATAAAATACCCCAAGACTCCCAAAGAACCAACAATTTTTTTTGATTCAAAGGGATGGCTCATCTTACCAACAGGATAAGAAATGGTGTGGATGAGCTGGTTTCCAAAGAAAAGCTGCTTCAGGGGCTCTGCTTGCCAGAAGAATCCATTTCTCAACTGCTGCAAGAAactggaatttaaaaaatta
The Paroedura picta isolate Pp20150507F chromosome 16, Ppicta_v3.0, whole genome shotgun sequence genome window above contains:
- the LOC143825295 gene encoding olfactory receptor 14A16-like, whose protein sequence is MFNSTAVSDFLLLEFSEVRELQFLHFSVFLMLYLAIVTGNLLIIASVALDHHLHTPMYFFLMNLAMQDLGQVSVIVPKSMINSLLNTRHIPYSGCVAQVFWFLFFISSDWCILTVMAYDRYVAICNPLHYEMVISRQACTEIIAGVWIAGFLYAGIHTIGTFATHFCSNVVNQFFCQIPQVVKLSCSGLNPLEMSNIVIGVFLTLGCFVYIVITYVHIFTTVFRLPSAKGRQKAFSTCVPHLIVCSTFIFTGCVAYLKPVSDTPSQLELIFTVIYSLIPPMLNPLIYSMRNKEIKKAISKVLRFRYFSRNI